A genomic region of Nitrosomonas ureae contains the following coding sequences:
- the purM gene encoding phosphoribosylformylglycinamidine cyclo-ligase, whose amino-acid sequence MIPSNSDHSDAKQLSYRDAGVDIEAGDRLVENIKPLAKRTLRPEVITGIGGFGALFEISKKYRSPILVSGTDGVGTKLKLAFELKRHDTIGIDLVAMSVNDILVQGAEPLFFLDYFACGKLNVETATAVVSGIAKGCELAGCSLIGGETAEMPGMYLHDEYDLAGFAVGIVEKDHIINGSTIQDGDVVLGLASSGAHSNGYSLIRKIIEQNCIDLSSNLAGKTIADLIMAPTHIYVKPMLKLIQQLPVKGLAHITGGGLIENIPRILPHEVMALLHKNSWEIPPLFHWLQQQGNVAEHEMTRVFNCGIGMVIVVASGNAESAIQILSAEGETVWQIGEIKSRASNQAPTVIV is encoded by the coding sequence TTGATTCCTTCTAACTCTGATCATTCTGATGCAAAGCAACTATCTTATCGCGACGCCGGTGTAGATATCGAGGCAGGCGATCGTCTGGTTGAAAATATCAAACCGCTTGCCAAGCGTACATTGCGTCCTGAAGTAATCACCGGAATCGGTGGCTTTGGGGCTTTGTTTGAAATTTCCAAAAAATATCGGAGCCCTATTTTGGTATCCGGTACGGACGGCGTAGGCACCAAACTTAAACTGGCCTTTGAACTGAAGCGGCATGACACGATAGGTATCGATCTGGTTGCAATGAGCGTGAACGATATTTTGGTGCAAGGTGCCGAACCGTTATTTTTCCTCGATTATTTTGCTTGCGGGAAATTGAACGTAGAAACGGCCACAGCAGTCGTCAGCGGTATTGCCAAAGGCTGTGAATTGGCAGGCTGCTCACTGATCGGCGGTGAAACGGCAGAAATGCCCGGCATGTACCTCCATGACGAGTACGATTTGGCTGGGTTTGCTGTTGGAATTGTTGAGAAAGATCATATAATTAATGGAAGTACGATCCAGGATGGTGATGTTGTATTGGGCTTGGCTTCCAGTGGTGCGCATTCCAATGGATATTCACTCATTCGCAAGATTATTGAACAAAATTGTATTGATCTATCAAGTAATCTTGCTGGAAAAACCATCGCTGATCTCATCATGGCGCCAACGCATATTTATGTAAAACCAATGTTGAAGCTGATCCAACAATTACCTGTCAAAGGATTAGCACACATTACCGGCGGAGGATTGATTGAAAACATACCGCGTATTCTGCCACATGAAGTTATGGCCCTATTACACAAAAATTCATGGGAGATACCGCCGCTATTTCACTGGCTGCAACAGCAAGGTAATGTGGCAGAACACGAAATGACCCGCGTATTTAATTGCGGAATCGGCATGGTGATCGTCGTCGCATCGGGAAATGCTGAAAGCGCAATCCAAATTCTCAGTGCTGAAGGTGAAACCGTGTGGCAAATCGGTGAAATCAAGTCACGCGCATCTAATCAAGCACCCACTGTTATAGTTTGA
- the purN gene encoding phosphoribosylglycinamide formyltransferase encodes MESLVILISGRGSNMQSLLEARAQIDRVTVISSNPDAVGLETARNYEVETIVIDHRSYPDRQAFDTALAECIDAYQPKLIALAGFMRILSDHFVQHYQGRLMNIHPSLLPALPGLGTHARALQEGIKIHGCTVHFVTPQLDHGPIVIQAAIPVLPRDTEETLATRVLQQEHLIYPQAVRWFMEDRIIMNENHVEVLDSSICEITLYSPGLSE; translated from the coding sequence ATGGAATCACTGGTTATTCTGATCTCCGGACGTGGCAGCAATATGCAGTCGCTGCTGGAAGCCAGAGCGCAAATCGATCGCGTTACTGTTATCAGTAGCAATCCCGATGCCGTGGGTTTAGAGACCGCCAGAAATTATGAAGTTGAAACGATCGTTATTGATCACCGCTCTTATCCCGACCGACAAGCTTTTGATACCGCATTGGCAGAGTGCATCGACGCGTATCAGCCAAAGCTGATCGCGCTGGCTGGTTTCATGCGTATACTGAGCGATCACTTTGTGCAACATTATCAAGGCCGGTTAATGAACATTCATCCCTCATTGTTACCCGCCTTGCCAGGTTTGGGAACACATGCGCGCGCGCTGCAAGAAGGTATTAAAATTCATGGCTGCACGGTACATTTCGTCACCCCGCAGCTGGATCATGGCCCCATTGTAATTCAAGCGGCTATTCCTGTATTACCCAGGGATACTGAAGAAACATTGGCCACACGGGTTCTTCAGCAGGAACATCTAATCTACCCCCAGGCTGTGCGGTGGTTTATGGAAGATCGGATCATAATGAATGAAAATCACGTTGAAGTGCTGGATTCCAGTATTTGTGAAATTACACTTTATTCACCAGGGTTGTCCGAATGA
- a CDS encoding DUF3108 domain-containing protein, with protein MKLSSAALLVWVLSFSVSVYATDIPSRIEINYAVTTDIGEGEINEVMEIKHMDDGRHSYSINSEAQATGIFKLLEPNSIVRHSEGMITENGLRPSRAYEKRGRKEPSLALFDWENHTVTLSHQKHKAQEKLPKGTLDRLSLSYNFMFTSLPERHVERYVTNGHGLALSRYIITKETLNTPLGKMRTIVLTRQEDKNSKLKRILWLAQNNHMLPVRIVSIEENGREIEKIVTGINISYKAD; from the coding sequence ATGAAACTTTCATCCGCGGCGCTTCTAGTATGGGTATTAAGCTTTTCAGTCTCGGTTTATGCAACGGATATACCTTCCCGCATTGAAATTAACTATGCCGTGACAACAGATATCGGTGAGGGGGAAATCAATGAGGTGATGGAAATCAAGCATATGGATGACGGCCGTCATAGTTATAGCATTAATAGCGAAGCGCAAGCCACGGGAATTTTCAAACTTTTAGAACCCAACAGCATCGTACGGCATAGCGAAGGAATGATTACTGAAAATGGATTGCGGCCTTCTCGCGCTTATGAAAAACGTGGAAGAAAAGAACCCAGCTTAGCCCTATTTGATTGGGAAAATCACACTGTCACTTTAAGTCATCAGAAACACAAAGCGCAAGAAAAACTACCCAAAGGCACTTTGGACCGCTTAAGCTTATCTTATAATTTTATGTTTACTTCTTTACCTGAGCGCCATGTAGAACGTTACGTTACCAATGGGCATGGTTTAGCGTTATCACGTTATATCATAACCAAAGAAACACTCAATACCCCACTGGGGAAGATGAGAACTATTGTATTGACCCGCCAAGAAGATAAAAACTCAAAGCTTAAACGGATCCTATGGCTTGCGCAAAACAATCATATGCTCCCTGTCCGCATTGTTTCGATAGAAGAGAACGGTCGTGAAATCGAAAAAATAGTAACCGGAATTAATATCAGCTACAAAGCGGATTAA